Proteins from a genomic interval of Danio rerio strain Tuebingen ecotype United States chromosome 4, GRCz12tu, whole genome shotgun sequence:
- the LOC101882570 gene encoding uncharacterized protein isoform X1, with protein MHINNRNLICVFQHYGALGSCSLKKMYLIVEFIHERSTGPVAKSWYSEGHSWWPPYKEIDRVLKSVRLMEAPQPDKGWTKHQARILHESASFDKISKKWKQACYTSDISESEMPAKRIPKKKIYTSDDEPCDTPHKKKKLNKEKSLPTPRVPLAPKAPTPPRHIRAKGPLVRPQLTSCKTINSFCNSFVRDQQKATEKQQQACFETPSTSQVSAPDVPVRFCQEVEHQDTWDKPQPENQEDTFSVLRPLQDRAPHNTYSVQDPKPSADQRKMQTPVFPISMSHVNEQEDAWGDHPSSYREDTTSELRPSSTQARAKNASGISRWSCISSQYTRK; from the exons ATGCACATAAACAACCGAAATTTAATATGTGTCTTTCAACACTATGGGGCTCTAGGTTCTTGcagcttaaaaaaaatgtacctgATAGTGGAGTTCATTCACGAAAGGAGTACCGGACCTGTCGCAAAGTCTTGGTACTCAGAGGGTCACTCGTGGTGGCCTCCATACAAGGAGATAGACAGGGTGTTGAAGAGTGTCCGGTTGATGGAGGCACCACAACCAGATAAAGGTTGGACCAAGCATCAGGCCAGAATTCTACACGAGTCAG CATCTTTTGACAAGATTTCAAAGAAATGGAAACAGGCATGCTACACATCTGACATCTCGGAATCTGAAATGCCTGCAAAAAGAATTCCGAA AAAGAAAATATACACATCAGATGATGAGCCTTGCGATACTCcccacaaaaaaaagaaactaaataaagaaaaaagtctaCCAACACCAAGGGTCCCACTTGCACCAAAAGCTCCAACACCCCCAAGACATATCAGGGCAAAAG gtccCCTTGTACGACCTCAGCTAacatcatgtaaaacaattaacagTTTTTGCAATT CATTTGTCCGCGACCAACAAAAAGCTACAGAAAAGCAACAGCAGGCCTGTTTTGAAACTCCCTCCACTAGTCAAG TTTCAGCTCCAGACGTACCTGTGAGGTTCTGCCAGGAAGTGGAGCACCAAGACACTTGGGATAAACCCCAACCTGAAAATCaag AGGACACATTTTCTGTGCTGCGGCCTTTACAAGACAGAGCACCAC acaaCACATACTCTGTCCAAGATCCAAAGCCATCAGCAGATCAAAGAAAAATGCAGA CACCAGTTTTTCCAATAAGCATGTCCCATGTAAATGAGCAAGAAGATGCTTGGGGGGACCACCCATCGAGCTATCGAG AAGACACAACTTCTGAGCTGAGACCTTCAAGTACCCAGGCAAGAGCGAAGA ATGCTTCTGGTATCAGCCGATGGAGCTGCATCTCCAGTCAATACACACGTAAGTAA
- the LOC101882570 gene encoding uncharacterized protein isoform X3 gives MHINNRNLICVFQHYGALGSCSLKKMYLIVEFIHERSTGPVAKSWYSEGHSWWPPYKEIDRVLKSVRLMEAPQPDKGWTKHQARILHESASFDKISKKWKQACYTSDISESEMPAKRIPKKKIYTSDDEPCDTPHKKKKLNKEKSLPTPRVPLAPKAPTPPRHIRAKGPLVRPQLTSCKTINSFCNSFVRDQQKATEKQQQACFETPSTSQVSAPDVPVRFCQEVEHQDTWDKPQPENQGNSTFSVQSNRGHIFCAAAFTRQSTT, from the exons ATGCACATAAACAACCGAAATTTAATATGTGTCTTTCAACACTATGGGGCTCTAGGTTCTTGcagcttaaaaaaaatgtacctgATAGTGGAGTTCATTCACGAAAGGAGTACCGGACCTGTCGCAAAGTCTTGGTACTCAGAGGGTCACTCGTGGTGGCCTCCATACAAGGAGATAGACAGGGTGTTGAAGAGTGTCCGGTTGATGGAGGCACCACAACCAGATAAAGGTTGGACCAAGCATCAGGCCAGAATTCTACACGAGTCAG CATCTTTTGACAAGATTTCAAAGAAATGGAAACAGGCATGCTACACATCTGACATCTCGGAATCTGAAATGCCTGCAAAAAGAATTCCGAA AAAGAAAATATACACATCAGATGATGAGCCTTGCGATACTCcccacaaaaaaaagaaactaaataaagaaaaaagtctaCCAACACCAAGGGTCCCACTTGCACCAAAAGCTCCAACACCCCCAAGACATATCAGGGCAAAAG gtccCCTTGTACGACCTCAGCTAacatcatgtaaaacaattaacagTTTTTGCAATT CATTTGTCCGCGACCAACAAAAAGCTACAGAAAAGCAACAGCAGGCCTGTTTTGAAACTCCCTCCACTAGTCAAG TTTCAGCTCCAGACGTACCTGTGAGGTTCTGCCAGGAAGTGGAGCACCAAGACACTTGGGATAAACCCCAACCTGAAAATCaag GTAACTCAACATTTTCTGTACAATCCAACAGAGGACACATTTTCTGTGCTGCGGCCTTTACAAGACAGAGCACCACGTAA
- the LOC101882570 gene encoding uncharacterized protein isoform X2, whose amino-acid sequence MYLIVEFIHERSTGPVAKSWYSEGHSWWPPYKEIDRVLKSVRLMEAPQPDKGWTKHQARILHESASFDKISKKWKQACYTSDISESEMPAKRIPKKKIYTSDDEPCDTPHKKKKLNKEKSLPTPRVPLAPKAPTPPRHIRAKGPLVRPQLTSCKTINSFCNSFVRDQQKATEKQQQACFETPSTSQVSAPDVPVRFCQEVEHQDTWDKPQPENQEDTFSVLRPLQDRAPHNTYSVQDPKPSADQRKMQTPVFPISMSHVNEQEDAWGDHPSSYREDTTSELRPSSTQARAKNASGISRWSCISSQYTRK is encoded by the exons atgtacctgATAGTGGAGTTCATTCACGAAAGGAGTACCGGACCTGTCGCAAAGTCTTGGTACTCAGAGGGTCACTCGTGGTGGCCTCCATACAAGGAGATAGACAGGGTGTTGAAGAGTGTCCGGTTGATGGAGGCACCACAACCAGATAAAGGTTGGACCAAGCATCAGGCCAGAATTCTACACGAGTCAG CATCTTTTGACAAGATTTCAAAGAAATGGAAACAGGCATGCTACACATCTGACATCTCGGAATCTGAAATGCCTGCAAAAAGAATTCCGAA AAAGAAAATATACACATCAGATGATGAGCCTTGCGATACTCcccacaaaaaaaagaaactaaataaagaaaaaagtctaCCAACACCAAGGGTCCCACTTGCACCAAAAGCTCCAACACCCCCAAGACATATCAGGGCAAAAG gtccCCTTGTACGACCTCAGCTAacatcatgtaaaacaattaacagTTTTTGCAATT CATTTGTCCGCGACCAACAAAAAGCTACAGAAAAGCAACAGCAGGCCTGTTTTGAAACTCCCTCCACTAGTCAAG TTTCAGCTCCAGACGTACCTGTGAGGTTCTGCCAGGAAGTGGAGCACCAAGACACTTGGGATAAACCCCAACCTGAAAATCaag AGGACACATTTTCTGTGCTGCGGCCTTTACAAGACAGAGCACCAC acaaCACATACTCTGTCCAAGATCCAAAGCCATCAGCAGATCAAAGAAAAATGCAGA CACCAGTTTTTCCAATAAGCATGTCCCATGTAAATGAGCAAGAAGATGCTTGGGGGGACCACCCATCGAGCTATCGAG AAGACACAACTTCTGAGCTGAGACCTTCAAGTACCCAGGCAAGAGCGAAGA ATGCTTCTGGTATCAGCCGATGGAGCTGCATCTCCAGTCAATACACACGTAAGTAA